The nucleotide sequence GGTGCAGCTCGAGGCGTTCGCGGCCAACACCATGGAGTACATGAAGCGCGAGCGCGCGCTCCTCCTCGACGGCGTCGGCGTGCCCGACGTCAGCACCTCCATCGAGGGCCGGCACGTGCTCGTGGTCGTCCGCGGCTACGACTACAAGGAGGACCTGCACGCCCTCCGCGCCTACATCCGCGACTACCGCCCGGTCCTGATCGGCGTGGACGGCGGCGCCGACGCCCTCGTCGACGCGGGCTACTCGCCCGACATGATCATCGGCGACATGGACTCGGTGAGCGACGACGTCCTGCGCTCCGGCGCCGAGGTCGTGGTGCACGCCTACGCCGACGGCCGCGCCCCCGGCCTCGCCCGGGTGCAGGACCTCGGGGTCGACGCCATCACCTTCCCGGCGGCCGCCACCAGCGAGGACATCGCGATGCTGCTGGCCGACGAGAAGGGCGCCACGCTGATCGTCGCGGTCGGCACCCACGCCACCCTGGTCGAGTTCCTCGACAAGGGCCGCGGCGGCATGGCCTCGACCTTCCTGACCCGCCTGCGGCTGGGCGGCAAGCTGGTCGACGCCAAGGGCGTCAGCCGGCTCTACCGGAGCCGCATCTCGACCACCGCGCTCGTCGTCCTGGTCATCGCCGCCTTCATCGCCATCGGGTCGGCCCTGGCCGTCTCCGCCGCGGGGCGGCTGTACCTCGACCTGCTGCTCGACCAATGGAACAGCTTCGTGTTCTGGCTGGAGAACCTCTTCTCGTGATCGACTTCCGCTACCACCTGGTGTCGCTGATCGCCGTCTTCCTGGCGGTGGCACTGGGCATCGTCATCGGCACGACGCAGCTCAACCAGCCGATCCTCAACGACATCGAGAGCCAGGTCAGCGCCCTCGAGCAGGACAAGCGGTCGCTGGAGGACCAGACCCAGCAGCTCCAGGCCGAGCTCGCCACCGCCGAGTCCTTCCAGGAGGCGGTCGCCACGCCCCTGGTCGACGGCACGCTGACCGACCGGAACGTCCTGCTGCTGCCCACCAACGAGAGCGTGACGTCCGAGACGATCGAGGAGATCGGCGGGCTGGTGTCCGACGCCGGCGGCTCGGTCAGCGGCGTCGTCCGCCTGGAGCCCGAGTACAGCGACCCGGCCACCGCCACGGCGCTGCAGAGCTACGTCACCGGGCCCGGCCTGCCTGCCGGGATCCAGCTGCCCGAGGACGGCGACGCCGCCGCCCTGGTCGCCTCGCTGCTCGCCCAGGTCCTCGTGACCCCTCCGGGCGGCCCGGCGCCGGACACCGCCACTGTCTCCTCGGTGCTCGCCGGCCTGAGCTCGCTCGACGTCCTCGCCGTCGAGGGCGCGTCGGTGACCCAGGCCGACCACGTCGTCGTCCTGACCGGGAGCGGCTTCACCGGCGAGGACGCCGAGCGCCGCAACGCCGCCCTCGTCGAGCTCGTCACCGCCCTCGACGGCCGCGGCGCGGGCGCCGTCGTCGCCGGCGACCAGGAGTCGGCGGAGGGCAACGGGCTGATCGGCACCGTGCGCGCCGATCCGGCGCTCGCCGCCGCCATCTCGACGGTGGACAACGTGCGCACCCTGGTCGGCCGGATCAGCACCGTCCTGGCACTCGGCCAGGAGTCCCGGGGCACGTCGGGCATGTACGGGACCGGCGAGGACGCCCAGCCGGTGCCGCCCGTGCCCGTCGCCGCACCGTGACGGGCCGGCGCCGGGCGCTGCTCGCCCTCGCCGGCGCCGGCGCGGCCCGCGCCGCGCTCACCGGGGCGCACGCCCTGTCGGCGCGGCCGGCCGGGGCCGCGTGGCGGCGCACCAACTACGCCGGACGGCCGGTCACCCTGCTCGGGGGGCCCGCCCTGGCCCTGTCCGCGACCGTGACCGCGACGCTGGGTGCGCCCGCCGGTGTCCGGGCGGCCACCGCCGTCGTCGGCGCGGTGTCCGGGCTGGTCGGCGGCTACGACGACCTCGCGGGGGCACGACCGGAGCAGGCGCGGGACAAGGGCCTGGCCGGCCACCTGAGGGCGCTGCGCGAGGGGCGGGTCTCCGCCGGGGCGGTCAAGGTGGCCGGCATCGGCACGGCCGCCGCCGTGGCCGCCGTGCTGACCCGCGGGCAGGGCCGGGGCGCCGGCCTGCTGGTCGACGGCGTGCTCGCCACCGGCCTGGTGGCCGGCGCCGCCAACCTGCTCAACCTGCTCGACCTCCGGCCGGGACGTGCGGCCAAGGCCGGCAGCATCGCCGCCGCGGCGACCCTGGGCGGGCCCGCCGGCGGACTGGTGGCCGGGCCCCTGGGCGCGACGCTCGCCGTCCTCCCCGCCGACCTCGGCGAGCAGGTCATGCTCGGGGACTGCGGAGCCAACGCGCTCGGTGCGCTGCTGGGGCTCCGGCTGGCCCGGCACCCGTCGCGGGCCGTCCGGGCCGGGGCGCTGACCGCGATCGCCGGGCTCACGCTCGCCAGCGAGAAGGTCAGCTTCACCCGCGTCATCGAGGCGACGCCGGGCCTCCGGGAACTGGACCGGCTCGGCCGCCTGCCGTCGTGAGCACCCGGCAGGTGGTGGGGGGCGTGGCCGCCGCTGCTGCCCTGATCGCCGGGCTCACCATCCTGGCGCGGCTGGCCGGCTTCGCCCGCACCCTCGTCTTCACGAACACCGTCGGGCCCGACAGCACCGGGGACGCCTACCTGGCGGCCAACAACGTCCCGAACATCGTCTTCGAGGTCGTGGCCGGTGGCGCGCTGGCCAGCCTGGTCGTGCCGATGCTCGCCGGTGGGATCGCGGCGGCTGACCGCGACCAGGTCCGCCGGACGGCGTCGGCCCTGCTGGGCTGGACCCTGCTGGTGCTCGTACCGCTGGCGGCACTGGTCGCCCTGCTGGCCGAGCCGATCGCCCGGTTGCTGCTCGGCGACAGCGACGAGGCCGAGATCCAGCTCGCCGCCCGGTTCCTGCTGGTGTTCGCCCCGCAGGTCGTCCTCTACGGCATCGGCATCGTCGTCACCGGTGTGCTGCAGGCCCATCGGAGGTTCGCGGGGCCGGCCCTCGCCCCCCTGCTGTCCAGCCTCGTCGTCGCCGGCGCCTACCTGACCTTCGCCGCGCTGGGCGGCGACGAGCAGGCCGCCGAGCTGTCCACGCCCGCCGAGCTCGTGCTGGGCGTCGGGACCACCCTCGGCGTCGCCGCCCTGGCACTGAGCCTGCTGGTCCCGCTGCGGGGTCTGCGGCTGGGGCTGCGTCCCACCCTCCGGTTCCCGGTGGGCGCGGCGCCCCGCGTCCGCCGGCTGGCCGCCGCCGGCGTGCTCACCCTGGCCGGCCAGCAGCTGCTGGCAGCTGTCGCCATCCGGCTGGCCAACGACGGCGCACCGGACGGCACCCAGGTCGTCTACGCGGCCGGCCTCACCGTCTTCCTCCTGCCGTGGGCTGCGCTGGCGGTCCCGCTGGCGACCTCGGTCTACCCGGGCCTGGCCGAGCGCGCCGGCAGCGGCGACGAGGCCGGCTACCACCGGGCGCTCGCCCCGGTCACCGTGCTCACCGTGGCGCTGTCCGCCCTCGCCGCGGCGGCTCTGGTGGCGGGAGCCGGACCCATGGCGCGGATCTTCCTGAGCGGCGAGCCGGCCGGCGTCGTGGCCGCCCTCAGGAACACCATCGTCGCCTTCGCCCCCGGCCTGCTCGGCTACGGCCTGGTCGCGTTGCTGACCCGCGCGCTCTACGCCCGCGGGCTGTGGAAGGCGCCCACGGCC is from Blastococcus sp. HT6-4 and encodes:
- the steA gene encoding putative cytokinetic ring protein SteA translates to MRIGTVRRGRAQDTGPGVAGTVRLDRRTKNLTKRLRPGDIAVIDHVDIDRVSADALVGCKVAGVVNAAPSISGRYPNLGPEILINAGIPLLDDVGKDVFAKLQEGAPVRLDGDRLLDGDGTVVAEGRAHDADSVAAAMAEAKAGLSVQLEAFAANTMEYMKRERALLLDGVGVPDVSTSIEGRHVLVVVRGYDYKEDLHALRAYIRDYRPVLIGVDGGADALVDAGYSPDMIIGDMDSVSDDVLRSGAEVVVHAYADGRAPGLARVQDLGVDAITFPAAATSEDIAMLLADEKGATLIVAVGTHATLVEFLDKGRGGMASTFLTRLRLGGKLVDAKGVSRLYRSRISTTALVVLVIAAFIAIGSALAVSAAGRLYLDLLLDQWNSFVFWLENLFS
- a CDS encoding copper transporter codes for the protein MIDFRYHLVSLIAVFLAVALGIVIGTTQLNQPILNDIESQVSALEQDKRSLEDQTQQLQAELATAESFQEAVATPLVDGTLTDRNVLLLPTNESVTSETIEEIGGLVSDAGGSVSGVVRLEPEYSDPATATALQSYVTGPGLPAGIQLPEDGDAAALVASLLAQVLVTPPGGPAPDTATVSSVLAGLSSLDVLAVEGASVTQADHVVVLTGSGFTGEDAERRNAALVELVTALDGRGAGAVVAGDQESAEGNGLIGTVRADPALAAAISTVDNVRTLVGRISTVLALGQESRGTSGMYGTGEDAQPVPPVPVAAP
- the murJ gene encoding lipid II flippase MurJ; its protein translation is MSTRQVVGGVAAAAALIAGLTILARLAGFARTLVFTNTVGPDSTGDAYLAANNVPNIVFEVVAGGALASLVVPMLAGGIAAADRDQVRRTASALLGWTLLVLVPLAALVALLAEPIARLLLGDSDEAEIQLAARFLLVFAPQVVLYGIGIVVTGVLQAHRRFAGPALAPLLSSLVVAGAYLTFAALGGDEQAAELSTPAELVLGVGTTLGVAALALSLLVPLRGLRLGLRPTLRFPVGAAPRVRRLAAAGVLTLAGQQLLAAVAIRLANDGAPDGTQVVYAAGLTVFLLPWAALAVPLATSVYPGLAERAGSGDEAGYHRALAPVTVLTVALSALAAAALVAGAGPMARIFLSGEPAGVVAALRNTIVAFAPGLLGYGLVALLTRALYARGLWKAPTAWVLAGWLLAVVADVLLARALPPADRALALGIGHTVGVTVAGAGLLAVVLRVAGRPALRGLARSGPAALLAAVLGGAAGLWVARTLGADPVPDGGVAAALAAGFLAGGTVLVVAVAVMMGTARAQLVGALRELRSTGEREVRSG